The proteins below are encoded in one region of Microbispora sp. NBC_01189:
- a CDS encoding Uma2 family endonuclease produces the protein MKQDDIQRLCQELNDAGYTAEITYGRVVVSPKVSREQSNITFRLMNQLFDVVRENQWVIHSNWGVHIPPYPDMRLPDLMIAPQDAEQYDDMHIFGDGALLVAEVCSKGTRSIDWDEKPLEYARAGVPLLLIVDPVTDPATVTLMHEPRKDLAVDDLREPYQRISVADAGEVLRLPAPFGIDLDTGTLFA, from the coding sequence ATGAAGCAGGACGACATCCAGCGCTTGTGCCAGGAGCTCAACGACGCCGGCTATACGGCCGAGATCACCTATGGCCGGGTCGTCGTGAGCCCGAAGGTCAGCCGGGAGCAGTCGAACATCACCTTCCGGCTGATGAACCAGCTTTTCGACGTGGTTCGTGAGAATCAGTGGGTCATCCACTCGAATTGGGGCGTTCACATCCCGCCGTACCCCGACATGCGGCTTCCCGACCTGATGATCGCGCCACAGGACGCCGAGCAGTACGACGACATGCACATCTTCGGCGACGGCGCGTTGCTGGTGGCCGAGGTGTGTTCCAAGGGGACCCGGTCGATCGACTGGGACGAGAAACCGCTGGAGTACGCCCGGGCGGGCGTGCCGCTTCTCCTGATCGTCGACCCGGTGACCGACCCCGCGACCGTCACGCTGATGCACGAGCCGCGCAAGGATCTCGCGGTGGACGACCTCCGCGAGCCGTACCAGCGGATCAGCGTGGCCGACGCTGGAGAAGTGCTCCGGCTGCCGGCGCCGTTCGGCATCGACCTGGACACCGGGACACTGTTCGCCTGA
- a CDS encoding GntR family transcriptional regulator, whose product MVETPQALAPYRRIAAQIRTRIERGELRPGDQIPSVREIMRIEGVSTATATRVAAVLRAEGYAESVPGIGTIVTQRRKLTSGPDRLTMLRATGDSMRPGERTEILGADLVPAPGHVADALGIDEGDDVVRRRRAYYDDLGAVALSTSWLPGQLADAAPELLVSRPLPKMTFGLVEERTGRRAVRRRDIVAIRAAPEDVAAALEVDPGTPVLTMTNCYWDQHGEVTEYAEDYLGQGRELSADFDLD is encoded by the coding sequence ATGGTGGAGACTCCGCAAGCCCTCGCGCCGTACAGACGGATCGCCGCACAGATCAGAACTCGGATCGAGCGGGGAGAGCTGCGGCCCGGTGATCAGATTCCGTCGGTCCGGGAGATCATGCGAATCGAGGGCGTGTCGACTGCGACGGCAACGCGGGTCGCGGCGGTCCTGCGGGCCGAGGGCTACGCCGAATCGGTGCCGGGGATCGGAACCATCGTCACCCAGCGGCGCAAGCTGACCAGCGGCCCGGACCGGCTCACGATGCTCCGCGCCACAGGCGACAGCATGCGTCCTGGCGAGCGTACCGAGATCCTCGGTGCCGACCTGGTCCCGGCTCCGGGCCATGTCGCGGACGCGCTCGGCATCGACGAAGGGGACGACGTCGTGCGACGCCGACGTGCCTACTACGACGATCTCGGAGCTGTCGCGCTCTCCACCTCGTGGCTTCCTGGCCAGCTCGCCGACGCCGCACCTGAGCTGTTGGTGAGCCGCCCGCTGCCGAAGATGACCTTCGGGCTCGTCGAGGAGCGCACGGGACGCCGGGCGGTCAGGCGCCGGGACATAGTCGCGATCAGGGCTGCTCCCGAGGATGTGGCCGCCGCGCTGGAGGTCGATCCAGGCACACCTGTGTTGACCATGACGAACTGCTACTGGGACCAGCATGGCGAGGTGACCGAGTACGCGGAGGACTATCTTGGACAGGGCCGCGAACTGTCCGCCGACTTCGACCTCGACTGA
- a CDS encoding TetR/AcrR family transcriptional regulator, whose translation MSGRREEILDAALAIADEHGIGKVSMRALAERVGVTPMALYRHVSDKAELLDGMVGRLLAGLLPPDAGKGQAWHERLTALGYAVRAMARRHPWAAGLLFSRPAVTPDAVRVVDLIYTALVDAGVPDREVPRLERLISTFVIGFAASEASGRFGTGSLDPRGRRGRLPEGELPGHGRLAPWLDLPWDLDTEFEADLDDLLRLIKAVAGGHS comes from the coding sequence GTGAGTGGCAGGAGAGAAGAGATCCTGGACGCGGCGCTGGCGATCGCCGACGAGCACGGCATCGGCAAGGTCTCGATGCGCGCGCTGGCCGAGCGTGTCGGAGTGACGCCGATGGCGCTGTATCGGCACGTCAGCGACAAGGCCGAGCTCCTGGACGGCATGGTCGGCCGGCTTCTCGCCGGGCTCCTGCCGCCGGACGCGGGGAAGGGTCAGGCGTGGCACGAACGGCTCACCGCCCTCGGGTACGCCGTCCGTGCGATGGCCCGGCGACATCCCTGGGCGGCGGGGCTGCTTTTTTCCCGGCCGGCTGTCACACCGGACGCCGTGCGGGTGGTGGACCTCATCTACACCGCGCTTGTCGATGCCGGGGTTCCGGACCGCGAGGTGCCCCGGCTGGAGCGCCTGATCTCCACCTTCGTGATCGGTTTCGCCGCCTCCGAGGCCTCCGGCCGATTCGGCACCGGCTCCCTCGATCCGCGCGGCCGCCGCGGCCGGCTGCCCGAGGGCGAGCTGCCCGGCCACGGCAGGCTCGCGCCGTGGCTTGACCTGCCCTGGGACCTCGACACGGAGTTCGAGGCCGACCTGGACGACCTGCTGCGTCTGATCAAGGCGGTCGCGGGCGGGCACAGCTGA
- a CDS encoding signal peptidase II translates to MDSGTEVPDGRGSQKTGPGTRPYGRMLVLAAVVLLVDQATKFWAISALSDGAGITVIPRLLRFRLLLNPGAAFSIGEGATWVFTLAAAAAVGGILYVGRRLRSPAWTLVLGALLGGATSHLLDRLFRPPAFAQGHVVDFIDYGGLFVGNVADIALVGGCALLLLLTLRDVPLGAATDQARPSA, encoded by the coding sequence GTGGACAGCGGGACAGAGGTGCCGGACGGACGAGGATCGCAGAAGACGGGACCAGGAACGCGGCCATACGGGCGGATGCTCGTGCTGGCCGCGGTGGTTCTCCTCGTGGACCAGGCCACCAAGTTCTGGGCGATCTCCGCGCTCTCCGACGGTGCGGGCATCACGGTGATCCCGCGGCTGCTCCGCTTCCGGCTGCTGCTGAACCCCGGCGCCGCGTTCTCGATCGGCGAGGGGGCGACGTGGGTGTTCACCCTGGCCGCGGCCGCCGCGGTCGGCGGCATCCTGTACGTCGGGCGGCGGCTGCGTTCACCGGCCTGGACCCTGGTGCTGGGCGCGTTGCTGGGAGGCGCCACCTCCCATCTGCTCGATCGCCTCTTCCGTCCGCCCGCCTTCGCCCAGGGCCATGTCGTGGACTTCATCGACTACGGCGGCCTGTTCGTCGGCAACGTGGCGGACATCGCGCTGGTCGGGGGCTGCGCCCTCCTCCTGCTGCTCACCCTGCGCGACGTCCCCCTCGGAGCCGCAACCGATCAGGCACGCCCATCCGCATAA
- a CDS encoding ATP-dependent helicase, with product MLTAKRNPVVSPGELAERLDIRTPTAEQAAVIEAPTEPMVVVAGAGSGKSETMAGRVVWLVANGVARPDQILGLTFTRKAAAELAERVRQRLAGLAEAGIVEDPQVLESEPTISTYHAYAARLVTDHALREGLEPTMRLVTPAVAWQMAARVVGQYDGPMDRVDYAPTTVTAAVLELAGEMAEHLCGPEKVREVGDRLREGLAALTGRITKDQRKPVDTQAVREQLLPMVEAYERLKRSREVIDYGDQMALAARIASRHAEVGASERSRFAVVLLDEYQDTSHAQLVLLRSLYGGGHPVTAVGDPCQSIYGWRGASAGNLSRFPHDFPAPSGEPAPVRQLSVSFRNGERVLDVAARIQVPLRREARQVPVLVPGGNRAGRGRVRCAFHRTAEDEAKWIARQIGDLLGTGHAPDGLPWSENERTKRGPVLRPQDVAILARKRSQFPALRRALEHRKIPVEVVGLGGLLTVPEVADIVATLRVLYDPTAGDALVRLLAGPRWRIGPADLKLLGDKARELNDELRRGRGGPRPEDPLDQVVADLAEERGSLVDALDELPDRPDWLKDFSPAARERLPALARELRILRSRAGQPLPDLVSEVERRLGLDVEVAAHGGSPLAARAELDAFLDAAARFAGDSEDATLGAFLAYLKAAEAEEFGLDAGRVGDSNTVKLMTVHASKGLEWPVVIVPGLSELTTKDGAPTKGTLFPAAPVTNSRWTENCRKLPYPLRGDVSDLPALAGLDKEALADFDERCRDRDLMEERRLAYVAVTRAHYLLIASGYRWGTSSKPLAPSRFLREIRDAGAEVAGWADEAEDTDDAVNPLLAAPASAEWPSIQVPPAVEDGARLVEEALAGATAVAGDDHILLSTWEWERMRAWARDTELLLRERETNRRRAGAVVELPSRLSVSSLVTLAQDPAAFARQVRRPVPRRPAPLARRGTTFHRWLESRWGQQRLIDDLELPGAADELSETDVQLAELQERFEESEWAVREPVDLEVPFETMIGDRLVRGRMDAVFRERDGYVVVDWKTGERPHGRAADTASVQLAAYRVAWAALAGVPLEQVGAAFHYVRSNETIRPVDLLDADGLTTFIQRVPEE from the coding sequence GTGCTGACCGCGAAGCGCAACCCGGTGGTGTCGCCGGGGGAGCTCGCCGAACGGCTGGACATCCGCACTCCCACCGCCGAGCAGGCGGCGGTCATCGAGGCGCCGACGGAGCCGATGGTGGTCGTGGCGGGGGCGGGGTCCGGCAAGAGCGAGACGATGGCCGGACGGGTGGTCTGGCTGGTGGCCAACGGCGTGGCCAGGCCCGACCAGATCCTCGGCCTCACCTTCACCCGCAAGGCCGCCGCCGAGCTCGCCGAGCGGGTACGTCAGCGGCTGGCCGGGCTGGCGGAGGCCGGCATCGTCGAGGACCCGCAGGTGCTGGAGTCCGAGCCGACGATCTCGACCTACCACGCGTACGCGGCCCGGCTGGTGACCGACCACGCGCTGCGGGAGGGGCTGGAGCCCACCATGCGGCTCGTCACACCCGCCGTCGCCTGGCAGATGGCGGCGCGGGTGGTCGGACAGTACGACGGGCCGATGGACCGGGTCGACTACGCCCCCACCACCGTCACGGCCGCGGTGCTGGAGCTGGCCGGGGAGATGGCCGAACATCTGTGCGGCCCCGAGAAGGTGCGTGAGGTCGGCGACCGGCTGCGCGAGGGCCTGGCCGCGCTCACCGGGCGAATTACCAAGGACCAGCGCAAACCGGTGGACACCCAGGCGGTGCGGGAGCAACTGCTGCCGATGGTCGAGGCGTACGAGCGGCTGAAACGCTCCCGGGAGGTCATCGACTACGGCGACCAGATGGCGCTGGCCGCGCGGATCGCCTCCCGGCACGCCGAGGTCGGGGCGTCGGAGCGGTCCCGGTTCGCGGTCGTGCTGCTGGACGAGTACCAGGACACCAGCCACGCCCAGCTCGTGCTGCTGCGCTCCCTGTACGGCGGAGGCCACCCGGTGACGGCCGTGGGTGACCCCTGCCAGTCGATCTACGGCTGGCGCGGCGCGTCGGCCGGCAACCTGTCCCGGTTCCCCCACGACTTCCCTGCACCGTCCGGGGAGCCCGCGCCGGTGCGGCAGCTGTCGGTCAGCTTCCGTAACGGTGAGCGCGTGCTCGACGTGGCGGCCCGGATCCAGGTGCCGTTGCGGCGGGAGGCTCGGCAGGTCCCGGTGCTGGTCCCGGGCGGCAACCGAGCGGGCCGCGGGCGGGTGCGGTGCGCGTTCCACCGTACGGCCGAGGACGAGGCGAAGTGGATCGCCCGACAGATCGGGGACCTGCTCGGGACCGGGCACGCCCCCGACGGCCTGCCCTGGAGCGAGAACGAGCGGACCAAGCGCGGTCCCGTCCTGCGGCCGCAGGACGTCGCGATCCTGGCCCGCAAGCGGTCCCAGTTCCCCGCGCTGCGCCGGGCGCTGGAGCACCGGAAGATCCCCGTCGAGGTCGTCGGGCTCGGGGGCCTGCTGACCGTACCCGAGGTCGCCGACATCGTGGCGACGCTGCGGGTCCTCTACGACCCCACCGCCGGTGACGCGCTGGTCCGGCTGCTGGCCGGGCCACGCTGGCGGATCGGGCCGGCCGATCTGAAGCTACTCGGTGACAAGGCCCGCGAGCTGAACGATGAGCTTCGCCGAGGCCGGGGCGGCCCGCGACCGGAGGACCCGCTCGACCAGGTCGTCGCCGATCTCGCCGAGGAGCGCGGGAGCCTGGTCGACGCGCTGGACGAGCTGCCGGACCGGCCTGACTGGCTGAAGGACTTCTCCCCGGCCGCACGGGAACGGCTGCCCGCGCTCGCCCGCGAGCTGCGCATCCTGCGCTCCCGCGCCGGGCAGCCGCTGCCCGACCTCGTCAGCGAGGTGGAGCGGCGGCTCGGCCTCGACGTCGAGGTGGCCGCTCACGGCGGAAGCCCGCTGGCCGCCCGGGCCGAGCTGGACGCCTTCCTCGACGCCGCCGCCCGGTTCGCCGGCGACTCCGAGGACGCGACGCTCGGCGCGTTCCTGGCGTACCTCAAGGCGGCGGAGGCCGAGGAGTTCGGGCTGGACGCGGGGCGCGTCGGCGACAGCAACACGGTCAAGCTGATGACCGTGCACGCGTCGAAGGGCCTGGAGTGGCCGGTCGTGATCGTGCCGGGGCTGTCGGAGCTCACGACGAAGGACGGGGCGCCGACGAAGGGCACGCTGTTCCCGGCGGCGCCGGTGACGAACTCACGCTGGACGGAGAACTGCCGCAAGCTGCCCTACCCCCTGCGCGGCGACGTCTCCGACCTCCCCGCGCTGGCCGGACTCGACAAGGAGGCGCTGGCCGACTTCGACGAGCGCTGCCGCGACCGCGACCTGATGGAGGAGCGGCGCCTGGCGTACGTCGCCGTGACCCGGGCGCATTACCTGCTGATCGCCAGCGGCTACCGCTGGGGCACCTCGTCCAAGCCACTCGCGCCGTCCCGCTTCCTGCGGGAGATCCGGGACGCCGGCGCCGAGGTCGCGGGCTGGGCCGACGAGGCGGAGGACACGGACGACGCCGTGAACCCCCTGCTCGCCGCGCCCGCCTCGGCCGAGTGGCCGTCCATCCAGGTGCCTCCCGCGGTCGAGGACGGCGCTCGCCTCGTCGAGGAGGCGTTGGCCGGGGCCACTGCCGTGGCGGGCGACGACCACATCCTGCTCAGCACATGGGAATGGGAGCGGATGCGGGCCTGGGCCCGCGACACCGAGCTGCTGCTGCGCGAGCGCGAGACGAACCGCCGGCGGGCCGGCGCGGTGGTGGAGCTGCCGTCGCGGCTGTCGGTGTCGTCGCTGGTGACGCTGGCCCAGGACCCGGCGGCGTTCGCCCGGCAGGTGCGGCGGCCGGTGCCGCGCAGGCCCGCCCCGCTGGCCCGGAGGGGCACCACCTTCCACCGGTGGCTGGAGTCGCGCTGGGGCCAGCAACGCCTGATCGACGACCTTGAGCTGCCGGGTGCCGCCGACGAGCTGTCGGAGACCGACGTGCAGCTCGCCGAGCTGCAGGAGCGGTTCGAGGAGAGCGAGTGGGCCGTACGGGAGCCGGTCGACCTGGAGGTCCCGTTCGAGACGATGATCGGCGACCGGCTGGTGCGCGGGCGGATGGACGCCGTCTTCCGCGAGCGCGACGGCTATGTGGTGGTCGACTGGAAGACCGGCGAACGGCCGCACGGCCGGGCCGCCGACACCGCGTCGGTGCAGCTCGCGGCGTACCGGGTGGCCTGGGCCGCGCTCGCCGGGGTGCCGTTGGAGCAGGTGGGGGCGGCCTTCCACTACGTCCGCTCGAACGAGACCATCCGCCCCGTGGACCTGCTCGACGCGGACGGCCTCACCACCTTCATTCAGCGGGTTCCCGAGGAGTGA
- a CDS encoding DUF397 domain-containing protein produces the protein MPAAPDLSGAEFHKSSFSGSGNDCVEVATNLRGLVAVRDSKDRSGPVLTFTPQEWSAFIAGVRSGEFDI, from the coding sequence ATGCCTGCTGCTCCTGATCTGTCCGGCGCTGAGTTCCACAAGTCCAGCTTCAGCGGCAGCGGAAACGACTGCGTCGAGGTGGCGACGAACCTGCGTGGGCTGGTGGCGGTGCGGGACAGCAAGGATCGATCGGGGCCGGTCCTGACCTTCACGCCACAGGAGTGGAGCGCCTTCATCGCCGGTGTGCGGAGCGGCGAGTTCGACATCTGA
- a CDS encoding ATP-dependent DNA helicase, translating to MSGQNYRLVRRGGVGRRAAPVLDEHQRAVVEHESGPLLVLAGPGTGKTTTIVETVVDRVERRGVDPERVLVLTFSRKAAGELRERITARMRRTTRTPLALTFHSYAYALLRREAVLAGGPPPRLLTGPEQLLEVRRLLHGELEDGARHWPPDMRELLKTRGFAEELRDFLSRAAERGLDGADMVRLGREHGRADWEAAGLFSGRYQDRFDLDPVPALDYSELIREAAGLLTDGEVRERERAAYDVVLVDEYQDTDPAQEFLLRQLAGDGRDLIAVGDPDQSIYGFRGADVQGILRFPERFPARDGRDVPVVALRVCRRSGPALLEASRRAASRLPAVPGHDNRAGGHRDLIPVGDADPGELRVLLADSVSQEAAVVADTLRRAHLLDGVPWSRMAVLVRSATRQMPLLRRALMSAGVPVVVAGDELPLVQESGVRPLITLLRVAVSLEARRAAPAAPGVPDALDVATAEELLTGPLGGTDMIGVRRLRRALRIAEHEVIAAEAAKAEATTGEATTAEAGRSARPFTPRSSDELLVAALCDARELTGVEPHVAVPAERLARLLATARDAVRHGRGAEEALWEIWQASGLAERWSEASLAGGARGAQADRDLDAVVALFDHVARFADRLPKAGVEVFLDDLTSQEIAGDSLAESAPEGEAVRILTAHRSKGLEWDVVVVAGVQEGLWPDLRLRGSLLGTEALVELVSGSEAATEKVTAATITSKLLAEERRLFYVAATRARRRLVVTAVGGEDTDERPSRFLTELLPRGIAPATTDDRARWLSMSALVADLRSVVCDIERPEPLRRAAAAHLARLAQAGVPGASPGEWYALTPISDDRPLGWPGDVVQISPSAVESFTKCGLRWMLETAVGARDTSVVQSLGTVVHAIAVLATQDGSDLFGRLDDVWDQLDFGGVWFNRKQRLVAEQMVDRFVQWHKNNDRDLIRAEEAFTVEMPEIGVRIKGRVDRVERDGNGRAVIVDIKTGASKPKDGEIDRHPQLGVYQLATTLKAFERLGLTEPGGASLLHVGKAAGTKGAREQVQGALADDPEPKWAENLVETVAKGMSAKVFQATVNDGCRTCAARIACPVDDKGGQVC from the coding sequence GTGAGTGGTCAGAACTACCGGCTGGTGCGGCGTGGGGGCGTGGGACGGCGCGCTGCTCCCGTGCTGGACGAGCACCAGAGGGCCGTCGTCGAGCACGAGAGCGGGCCGCTGCTCGTGCTCGCCGGCCCGGGGACCGGAAAGACCACGACGATAGTGGAGACCGTCGTCGACCGGGTCGAACGGCGGGGCGTGGATCCCGAACGGGTGCTGGTGCTCACGTTCAGCCGCAAGGCCGCCGGGGAGCTGCGCGAGCGGATCACCGCCCGGATGCGCCGGACCACCAGGACCCCGCTGGCCCTCACCTTCCACAGCTACGCGTACGCGCTGCTGCGGCGGGAGGCGGTGCTGGCCGGTGGCCCGCCGCCGCGCCTGCTGACCGGTCCCGAGCAGTTGCTGGAAGTCCGTCGGCTGCTGCACGGCGAGCTGGAGGACGGCGCGCGGCACTGGCCCCCCGACATGCGCGAGCTGCTCAAGACCCGGGGGTTCGCCGAGGAGCTGCGCGACTTCCTGTCCCGGGCCGCCGAGCGTGGGCTGGACGGCGCGGACATGGTCAGGCTGGGCCGCGAGCACGGCAGGGCCGACTGGGAGGCCGCCGGGCTGTTCTCCGGCCGCTACCAGGACCGGTTCGACCTCGATCCCGTGCCCGCGCTGGACTACTCGGAGCTGATCCGGGAGGCGGCCGGCCTGCTGACCGACGGGGAGGTGCGGGAGCGCGAGCGGGCGGCCTACGACGTCGTGCTCGTGGACGAGTACCAGGACACCGACCCGGCGCAGGAGTTCCTGCTCAGGCAGCTCGCCGGGGACGGCCGCGACCTCATCGCCGTGGGCGACCCCGACCAGTCCATCTACGGCTTCCGCGGCGCCGACGTGCAGGGCATCCTGCGGTTCCCCGAGCGGTTCCCGGCCCGGGACGGCCGCGACGTGCCGGTGGTCGCGCTGCGCGTGTGCCGCCGCAGCGGCCCGGCCCTGCTGGAGGCCTCTCGCCGCGCCGCCTCCCGCCTGCCCGCCGTACCGGGTCATGACAACAGGGCCGGCGGGCACCGCGACCTGATCCCGGTCGGGGACGCGGACCCGGGCGAGCTCAGGGTCCTGCTGGCCGACAGCGTCAGCCAGGAGGCCGCGGTGGTGGCCGACACGCTCCGCCGGGCCCACCTGCTCGACGGGGTGCCGTGGTCGCGCATGGCGGTCCTCGTGCGCAGCGCCACACGGCAGATGCCACTGCTGCGGCGGGCGCTGATGTCGGCCGGGGTGCCGGTCGTGGTCGCGGGCGACGAACTGCCGCTCGTGCAGGAGTCCGGCGTACGGCCGCTGATCACGCTGCTGCGGGTCGCCGTCTCGCTTGAGGCTCGCCGTGCCGCGCCTGCCGCCCCCGGTGTGCCCGACGCGCTCGACGTGGCGACCGCCGAGGAACTGCTGACCGGTCCGCTCGGCGGCACCGACATGATCGGCGTACGCCGCCTGCGCCGCGCCCTGCGGATCGCCGAGCACGAGGTCATCGCCGCGGAGGCCGCCAAGGCAGAGGCGACCACGGGGGAGGCGACCACGGCGGAGGCAGGCCGGTCGGCGCGGCCCTTCACCCCGCGCTCGTCGGACGAGCTGCTCGTCGCGGCGCTGTGCGACGCCCGGGAGCTGACCGGGGTCGAGCCGCACGTCGCGGTCCCGGCGGAACGCCTCGCCCGGCTCCTCGCGACCGCCCGCGACGCCGTACGGCACGGCCGGGGCGCGGAGGAGGCCCTGTGGGAGATCTGGCAGGCCAGCGGGCTCGCGGAGCGCTGGAGCGAGGCCAGCCTCGCGGGCGGGGCGCGGGGCGCCCAGGCCGACCGGGACCTCGACGCCGTCGTCGCCCTGTTCGACCATGTGGCCCGCTTCGCCGACCGGCTGCCCAAGGCCGGGGTCGAGGTGTTCCTCGACGACCTGACGTCCCAGGAGATCGCCGGTGACTCGCTGGCCGAGTCGGCCCCCGAGGGTGAGGCCGTACGGATCCTGACCGCGCACCGGTCCAAGGGCCTGGAGTGGGACGTGGTGGTGGTCGCGGGCGTGCAGGAGGGCCTGTGGCCCGACCTGCGCCTGCGCGGGTCGCTCCTTGGCACCGAGGCCCTCGTCGAACTCGTTTCGGGCTCCGAGGCGGCCACCGAGAAGGTGACGGCCGCGACCATCACCTCCAAGCTGCTCGCCGAGGAGCGGCGGCTGTTCTACGTCGCGGCGACCCGCGCCCGCAGGAGGCTCGTCGTCACCGCCGTCGGCGGCGAGGACACCGACGAACGGCCCTCCCGCTTCCTCACCGAACTGCTGCCGCGGGGGATCGCCCCGGCCACCACCGACGACCGGGCCCGGTGGCTGAGCATGTCCGCGCTCGTGGCGGACCTGCGTTCCGTCGTGTGCGACATCGAGAGGCCCGAGCCGCTGCGCCGGGCCGCCGCCGCGCACCTCGCCCGGCTGGCGCAGGCGGGCGTGCCCGGCGCGAGCCCCGGCGAGTGGTACGCGCTGACGCCGATCAGCGACGACCGGCCGCTCGGCTGGCCGGGCGACGTGGTGCAGATCTCGCCCTCTGCGGTGGAGAGCTTCACCAAGTGCGGGCTGCGGTGGATGCTGGAGACGGCGGTGGGTGCGCGCGACACCAGCGTCGTCCAGAGCCTCGGGACCGTGGTCCACGCGATCGCCGTGCTGGCGACACAGGACGGCAGCGACCTGTTCGGGCGGCTGGACGACGTCTGGGACCAACTGGACTTCGGCGGCGTGTGGTTCAACCGCAAGCAGCGCCTCGTCGCCGAGCAGATGGTCGACCGGTTCGTGCAGTGGCACAAGAACAACGACCGCGATCTCATCAGGGCCGAGGAGGCGTTCACCGTCGAGATGCCGGAGATCGGCGTACGCATCAAGGGCCGGGTCGACCGGGTCGAGCGCGACGGGAACGGCCGGGCGGTCATCGTGGACATCAAGACCGGCGCCTCCAAGCCCAAGGACGGCGAGATCGACCGGCACCCGCAGCTCGGGGTGTACCAGCTCGCCACGACGCTGAAGGCGTTCGAGAGGCTCGGCCTGACCGAGCCGGGCGGCGCCTCGCTCCTGCACGTGGGCAAGGCGGCGGGCACCAAGGGGGCCAGGGAGCAGGTGCAGGGGGCGCTCGCGGACGACCCGGAGCCCAAGTGGGCCGAGAACCTGGTGGAGACCGTGGCGAAGGGCATGTCGGCGAAGGTGTTCCAGGCCACGGTCAACGACGGCTGCCGCACGTGCGCGGCCAGGATCGCCTGCCCGGTGGACGACAAGGGGGGCCAGGTGTGCTGA